A genomic region of Thunnus maccoyii chromosome 13, fThuMac1.1, whole genome shotgun sequence contains the following coding sequences:
- the tmem218 gene encoding transmembrane protein 218 gives MAGNVTVLEVGTGVFVVAVVWIAALVFGMMLLRASGSAKLGVIPVFLLALTITLALVFFPRSPETTPAVKEIKIVDTLFIGRYVLLAVVSAVFLVAFFMLLPFHFLEPVYAKALRTQ, from the exons ATGGCAGGTAACGTTACCGTGTTGGAAGTCGGTACAGGCGTTTTCGTCGTTGCTGTCGTTTGGATTGCAGCTCTGGTGTTTGGGATGATGCTGCTGAGAGCATCTGGATCCGCAAA GTTAGGAGTTATCCCTGTTTTCCTCCTGGCTCTCACCATCACTCTGGCTCTGGTGTTTTTCCCTCGCAGCCCAGAGACCACACCTGCTGTCAAAGAGATAAAG ATAGTGGACACTTTGTTCATCGGCCGCTATGTGCTGCTGGCCGTGGTGAGCGCTGTCTTTCTGGTGGCATTCTTCATGCTGCTCCCCTTTCATTTCCTGGAGCCAGTCTATGCCAAAGCTTTAAGAACACAGTAG